DNA from Parvularcula marina:
TCAGATCGAGGCCCTGAAATGGGTCAGACGGAACATCAGCGCCTTTGGCGGCGATCCCAATAATGTCACCGTAGCTGGCGAATCCGCTGGCGCCCTGAGCATTCTCTATCTTCTGAGCTCTCCGGCGGCGAAAGGGCTGTTCTCGAAAGCCATTCTGCAGAGCTCCTATCTGATCTCGACGCCCCACCTCAAAGAGCGGGTGCATGGCGAGACGCCTGCAGAGGAAATCGGCAGCGATGTCGGCAAGAAGCTTCAGGCGAGCGATCTGTCCGTACTCCGCGCAATGGACGCGCAAGACCTTGTCGATAACGCCACGCTGGCAGGTTACCTGCCCTTCGGCACAGTCGACGGGCATCTCCTACCGGCTCAGCCGGCAGACATCTTCGACCGAGGAGAACAAGCTCCTGTGCCCGTCCTTGCGGGGTTCAACAGCGGCGAAGTGCGTTCGTTACCCTTCCTTGCTGCCCCGCCCCCATCATCGCGTGCCGAATATGAGGACGTCATCAGGGGCCGGTATGGAGAGATGGCGGAGGAATATCTGCGTCTTTATCCGAGCACAGATATGATGGAGAGCAATTTCGCTGTGGTCCGCGACGCGCTTTATGGCTGGACAGCAGAGAAGCTGGTCCTACAGCAGTCGGAACAGGGCCTTCCCTCCTATCTTTATCTTTTTGACCATGGCTATCCGGCAGCTGATGCAGCGGACCTCCATGCCTTTCATGCATGCGAAATCCCTTACATGTTCGGGAATTTCGATCGCACACCTCCACTATGGCCAACCAATCCGGATACGGCCGAAGAGCACGCGCTTTCCGATAAGATGGTCAGCTATTGGAGCCGCTTTGCCGCGACGGGAACGCCAACTGCTCCGGAGACTGCTGAATGGCCCGCTTACGGAAATACCCGCGCCTATATGGCATTCCGCGACAAGCCTGAGCCCGGCGCCAATCTCATGCCTGGCATGTTTGAGTTCCACGACTACGAGATTTCACGCCGCCGCAAGGATGGCGGGACCCCCTGGAATTGGAATGTCGGGCTGGCCTCACCGCCACTGTCCGAGAAACAGCGCTAGCGCTCTGCAGCGAGACCGAAGAACAGCGTCTGGAAATAATGCGGCGCTGAAATCATTCCTTGCTCACCATCTGCCTCTATTCCGAAAGCGGTGAGCCGCTGGCGCGTCGCGCCGAAGATTGCACCGCAGATCAGATATTCCAGCGCCTCGATATCGACCGGACGGATACTGCCACCTGAGATGCCGTGAGCGACAAGCTCACTGATCCCCGCCGTTACCCGCTTGAACCGGGCGGTCGCAATCGGCCGCTGCTTTTCATCCAGTGCTGAGAACAGAGTCAGCCGAAGAAGCGGATTAAGATCCGTAAGGTGACCATTATATAGTGAAGTCAGAAAGAGATGAAGCCGCGTCATGGCGTCGGCCTCACCACTCATATGTGTTGCGAGCGCTTTCTCCATCATGTCGAGCGTATGATGGACGCAACTGTTCAGCAGCGCATCCTTGTCATCGAAATGATAGTAGAAGACGCCTCTCGTTACCCCCAGTTCTGCGGCAACATCATGTACTGACAGATTTCTGTAGCCCCATCGATTTAGATGTCTCGTCCCGATACGAAGAAAGGCTTCCAGTTTCATCTTGTTACGCGCTTTGCGGTCAAAGAGAAAATTGTCCGTATCAACTGCAGTCTGCGAGCGCGCAGATGGCACTTTGCGGCTGCGCGATGCCGCCAGTCCGTAGCAAAGAAGGTCGCATAGCGCATCGATGGCCGCATCATGAGAATCCGGCACGACATTCTGGAGCCAGCGCCGGATCCATTGCTGCATACTGATCAACAGGAATGCCGACGCAGCAGGTGAGCTTGACCGGATCGACTTGTCTTCGATCCCCTTGCGGATGAAACTGCGAAGCGCCTTACCATGCGCCGCCAGGCGCGGCTTGATGGATCTTGCATCACCTTCGCCGAGGGCGGACGGATCACTGATGACCGCCAACGGCATTCTATGCCCGAGGATCGCCGCCGACTGAGCCTGCGCATAGGCCCTGATCCACCGTACAACCCGTTCAAGTCCAGTCGGCGCATCTGCCGCCAGCTTGATTTCCGCTTCGGCAAAATCACAAGTCCCTGAATAGGCCTCGAAGAGCAGCGCCTCTTTCGACTTGAAATGATAGCTGATGCTCGTCTTGGCTGTGCTGAGACGCCCAGCCACGTCCTCTAGGCGAGTGTCGTGATAGCCTTGATCGTTAAATAGCTTGATAGCTTCTGAGAGGATAATCGCACGCTTTTCGCTGCGATCAGCGGACTGAAGCGTCGATGCTTTCGGTGCCTCACCCATTCTCAGTCGTCTTCCTCCACTCACGCTGCCTTTTTCTGACGGGTTGCTATCTCCGTCGGCATTCGAGGCATTCTTGCCACGCTATAGCAAAAATTTGAACCGCTTGTATTAAATAATTGACTTGGTTCAAATGACCGATACGGTCACCTCCACACAAAACACGCCTGCAATTTAAGCGGAGGGAATAAAATGAGGGTGACGAAAAAAGAGTTTTTGCTGAGCGCGGCCATGGCTGCCGTCATAGCGTCTGGCGCTGCCTGGGCTCAGGATGACACGACCGATACCGATGATGACGATGTCATTGTGGTCACCGGGACCAACATTCAGGGCGCGCGCATCAATGAGGCGCTGCCCGTTACGATCGTCGGCGAAGACGATATTGCCGCAATCGGCGGCATCGACGGCGAAGACCTGATCCGCTCTCTTCCTGCTCAGGGCGGCGTTGCCTTCCGTCAGGACAACAACACAACGAACAACAACGCTCGCGGTGACGTGGCGTCGATCAACCTACGGTCGATCGGCTCAAGCGGCACACTCGTACTCCTCAATGGCCGCCGTGTCGTTAATCACCCCTCGACCCAAGCAGAGCTCTCCACCCCGGTCACCACGACCAACATGAACTCCCTGCCAGTTGCAGGCATTTCCCGTGTTGAAGTCCTCAATGACGGTGCCTCGGCTATTTACGGCACGGACGCCGTTGCCGGTGTCTTCAACACCATCCTCGACGATGATTTTGATGGCTTCCAGGTTCAAGCCCGTAACCTCTACGCGACCAATAACGACCTCAACGAACAAACCGTCACGCTGAAAGCCGGTCGGAATTTCAATGAGGGCAAGACCAACATCTCGGTCGCAGCCGAGTTCTCGACGCGTGACGGCATTTTTGCAGATGAATTCAAATTCTCAGCCAGCGAAGATCGTCGGCCTTTCCTTGTAGGGACAAGTTTTGAGGGCGACACTTCTTTCGACAACCGTGCGACTGCCTCTCCTTGGGGACAGTTCACGCTCAGAACGACATCTTCGACCCGTGTTCGCCAGAATGGTACCACACTGACAAATTCTTCGGGCAGGTTCCATATTCAACCAACGAGTTTCTCGGGATGCCGAGCTGATACGGCCGATGCACTCTCCGTTCCTGGCATATGTATTGATGACAGCAGTCAGGACCGCGATCTGCGCTTCGATGGCGCCTATGAGCGCTCAGTCATTTCTGACCGTGACCGGTTCAATGCCTTCGCGTTCCTGAACCATGATCTCGATAATGGAGTTCGTCTGTATAGCGAGCTTGGAATCTATTACGCTGAAACTCAGAAAACGAACGAGCCTCGAAACGGTATTGGCGCAACCGAAATCTCGATTCCGGCCAATTACTATTACAACCCGTTCGGCCCGGTCATGTTCTCTGATGGTTCAATCAACCCGAACCGTCTTCCTGGCCTGGAAAACGTTCCCGTTGAAGGCCTGCCGGTCTTCACCGATGGCGGCCGTTATCGCTTCGTTGATGTTGGCTTCCGCGATATTGAGGTCCAAAACATGCAATGGCGCGCACTTGGCGGTGCCCGCGGTGAGTTCGGTACAAGCGGTTGGGACTGGGATAGCGCAGTCCTTTATAACCGTGCCTATGCTGAAGACTCAGTGAACAATTCAGTGTCTCGTTCACTCTTCCAGCAAGCGCTGATGAATGAGACACCCAATGTCTACAACATTTTTAATGGTGCCGACCCGGACAACCCGTCGATCGGTGACGCAACGCCGAACGCGCAAAGTCTGATCGATCCCTTCCTGATCGATGTTGTCCGCAAGAGTACATCAGAACTCGCTCTTGCAGATTTCAAGGTCACCAATGGCAATGTCTTCGCCCTGCCGGGTGGTGATGTTGGTGTCGCCCTCGGCGTTGAGGCCCGTTACGAAGCCTATGACGAAGACCGCGATGAACGTGTCGATGGCACCATCACCTATACGGATGCTGTGACAGGCGAAGTCAGCCAGACGGATGTGTACGGCACAAGCCCGACGCCGGACTCGAACGGCTCGCGCAATGTCTATGCTGCTTTCGCAGAAGCCTCCGTGCCGCTGGTCAGCCCGGATATGAACATCCCACTGGTCAATACTTTCGACCTGCAGCTTGCTGCACGTTACGAGCATTATTCGGACTTCGGCGGCAGTGGCATCAAGCCGCGTGTGGCCGCTGCCTGGAAACCATTCGATTTCCTCAAACTGCGGGGCGCTTGGTCAAAAGGCTTCCGTGCCCCGAACCTGATCGTCGTGAACGAATCAGTTGACCGATCGAATGCTCGCGAAGACAGCTATGCCTGTGAAGCCGGTGTCCGTAATGGCACTTTTCCGACATTTGGTGATTGTACTGGTTTCTCGGTTGGCCGGACGGAACGACGCACAGTCGCGGAGGATATTGGCCCTGAAGAAGACACCAACATCACTTATGGCCTCGTCTTCGAGCCTCGCGGGATCAATGGTCCGCTCAGCTTCCTCAATCCACTGACGATCACAGTCGATCGCTGGGAAATTGAACGTGAGAATGTGGTCGGCGTCTTCGGCGCAGAGAACCACGTCAGCCTTGACTACCTGCTACGCCTACAAGGGTCATCGAACCCGAACGTAGTCCGTGCTGCTCCGAATGAAGATGATATCGCCTTTTTCGATGCGGCGGGCCTCACGCCAGCTGGGGAAATTGAGGTAATTCTGGATACCTATGACAACAATGAGAACATTGACGTCGAGGGCTGGGACTATGCCCTTTACTATGACCTCGATGACCTTCCGGTCGGGGACCTCAGCTTCAAGCTGAATGCTTCTTATCTGGATACTTACTTTATCGCCCTGTCACCGGGCGCACAGATGATCCGTGATGCTGTCGATAGCGGTCTGATTTCGGATGATATCACCGTTTCGCAGGAAGGCGAGATCATCAAACAGGATGGTCAGCCGGAATGGCGCCTCGGGTCGACCATTACGTGGCGTCACCCGACCGGTGTCGGTGGCGGTGTTCGCGTCAACTACATCAGCGAATTCATCGACACGGGCGCAGGCCTCAATCCCGATGGGGATCCCTTCATCGTCGACGACTGGGCGACAACCAATGTCTACCTTCAGTATCAGCATGATGGTGAAGGCTTTATGGATGGTCTTCGTGTTCGTGTCGGCGCCAACAACGTCACCGACGAAGAACCACCGCTTGCGGACGAAACCAACGGTTATGATGCTGCCTATCACAGTATCCGTGGTCGTCAGATTTACTTCGACATCCGCAAAAAATTCTGATCAACGGGCATGGGGTGCTGTCAGTGACGGCACCCCTATCCTCATATGCACCGTTATTTCCTCACCCTCCTGATCATTGCGGTTGTTTTCTTTCAATCGGCATTCGCCGGTGAACTCCGCTCGGGTCAATTCACCTTCTCCGGCTGGGATGGCCCGGCCCTGGAAGTTCACTATATCGAGCCTGCCGAAGACGACATGGCAGACGCTCCCATCGTCATTGTCATGCATGGCGTCCGGCGGAATGCGGATGATTACGCCCGCAACTGGCGTGAACTCGCGAAAGAATATGGCTTTCGCATCTATGCACCAGAATTCTCACAACGGGATTTCAAGGGCGCTGAGCTCTATAACCTCGGCGGCATCGGTACGGATCATCCCAGCTCTTATGCAGCGATTGAACCGCTATTTACCAGTATCATGGAACGTGGCGGCACGGCGGACGGGTACTACCTCTTCGGTCATTCCGCGGGCGCACAATTCGTTCACCGCGCGCTTCTCTTCGAAGATCTCGACCACCTCAAACTTGCCTTTTCCGCAAACGCTGGCTGGTACACTATGCCCGACGAAACCCTCGATTGGCCTTACGGCATCAAGGGTACGGCTGCGGACGAAGATGATCTTCGCGCGTGGTTCGGTAAGCCGATGATGATCCTTCTCGGCGAAGAAGACACCGACACTCGCGATCGTAACCTTCGTCGTTCGATGGAAGCCCTGAAGCAAGGGCCGCATCGCTTCGCCCGCGGCGTGACCTTCATCAACGCTGCGAAAGCCAAAGCGGATGAGCTGAGCGTGCCCCTCATCTGGCGCGGCGGCACCGTGCCCGGCGTCGCCCATGACAATGCCGGCATGGCGATCGCTGCAGCGCCGCTGATTGCCGCTCATGAAAAAAATAAAGTAGACACACAACCATGACCACCAAGTCGATCGAGGCCCCCGCCCTTCACCAGCGCGTGGGGCTGATCCTCGGCCCTGTCGCCGCGCTGCTTGTCTTTTTCTTCTTCGATGCTGAGGGTGTGTCCGATGCTGGCGTCATGACCGCCGCCGTCGCGACCCTCATGGCAATCTGGTGGGCGACAGAAGCCGCGCCTGTAGCGGTGACTGCCTTTCTGCCGCTGGTCCTCTTCCCCGCATTGGGGGTTTCTCCGATTTCCGAAACCGCGCCTTCCTATGCTCATCCGATCATCTATCTCTTCCTTGGCGGTTTTGTCATTGCCCTCGGGATTGAACGAACTGGGCTCCACCGCCGGGTCGCACTCAGCATTTTCAGACTAGCTGGGGTAAACGGACGATCCCTCGTCGGCGGATTCATGGCTGCTGCCGCAATCATCAGCATGTGGATCTCCAACACCTCCACCACCCTGATGCTGCTGCCTATTGCGATGTCCGTCATCGTCGTCATCCGAGAATCGATGACCTCATTGACCGAGAAAGAGCGCCGGGATTTCGAAACCTCCCTCCTGCTCGGCCTTGCCTATGGCGCGACCCTCGGCGGCGTTGCAACACTGGTCGGTACACCACCCAATGCCTTCATGGCTGGGTTCATGGAAACGACTTATAACGAGGAAATTGATTTCCGCCGCTGGATGATTGTCGGCGTCCCCGTCTCCGCCATCATGCTACCGCTGACATGGCTCCTTCTGACTCGGATCGTCTTCAAGGTCGGCTTCAAATCCAATGATGAAGCTCGCCAGCATATCGCCGAGCTGGGCTCCGGTCTCGGCCCGATGAGCAAAGGTGAGGTACGGATTGCCCTGCTGTTCGTCTTTCTTGTCGGTGGTTGGCTGTTCCGTAAACCGATCGCCAATGCGACCGGCCTTGCCGAGCTTTCCGATGCCGGGATCGCCATGGCCGCCGCAATTGGCGCCTTTCTCATCCCCAGCGGTGAACGGCGCGAAGCGCTCGTCACATGGGAGGACACAAAGCGCCTTCCATGGGGGGTGCTGATCCTTTTTGGCGGCGGCCTTGCGCTCGCTGGCGCGATGACGAGTTCCGGCCTGACCGAATGGCTGGGGCGTGAGCTTGCGCCGCTCGGCACGGTGAACATCGTCATTCTGGTCGTTGCGTCCGCCGCGCTTGTGATTTTCCTCACGGAACTGACGAGCAACCTCGCTACGACAGCAACATTCCTCCCCGTCATGGCCGCCATTGCCGTTGAAACAGGACAGGACCCGCTGGTCTTCGTCATTCCGGTGACGCTGGCCGCCTCTTGCGCCTTCATGCTGCCTGTTGCGACGCCGCCAAATGCGATCGTCTTCAGCTCCGGCTCGGTCTCGATCCCCCGCATGATGCGAGCGGGCGTTATGCTCAATCTGATCGGTGTTGTCGTTCTCTCCCTTGTCGCAATCTTCTTGGCCCCGGTGGTATTCGGATGATTACTTATTCGCTTCTCTTTCTTCTCAGCAGCGTTTCAGCAAGCGCCGCCACTGATCTGCCGTGCACAGAAGGCAGTGTTCGCCTCCTTGCCGATTTCCCAGGCGCTCGTGCCGAAGATTGCCGCAGGACCAAGAACGGATTTGCTATAGTCATCCGACCGGAGGCCGAGCCGATCAACAAAAGCCCCTGGTATGCCTTCGATATCGTAATGGACGAACAAGCCGAGGTCGCGACCACAGTCACGGTCAATATCCGCTATATCTATGGCAAACACCGGTATGATCCCAAACGGTTTGACGAAGAAACGGGCTGGACGTTGCTGCCTGAAAAAGACGTCCATGTCCGCGATGACGGTAAATTTGCCCGTTTCGTGTTCGATGTCACAGAACCCCGTACACGGATTGCTGCTCAACCGCTCTTTGATCCAGCCGATCGCGAAGCATGGACGAAAGACTATGCCCAGCGTGCTGGCTTCGACCTGACCGAGGCCGGCAAAACCCCGAATGATCATTCCGTCTGGCACATGAGCTCCCCTGCCGAAAAGCAGGACGCCCCGCATCTGCTCATCATTGGCGGTCAGCACCCGCCAGAAGTGCCTGGCACAATTGCCATGCGGGCCTTCCTTGATCGTCTGGGGGAAGATGATGAGCTGACGGCTGCTTTCCGCCAGCAATTCCACATCGACATCTTCCCGACCCTCAATCCTGACGGGATCGCAGCCGGGCACTGGCGATTTAACAGCCAGCTAGTCGATATGAACCGCGACTGGGGACCGTTCGAGCAAGTCGAAACACGCCTCGTTCGAGACCTCATGGAAACGCGTACCGAATCGGGTGGTCAACCCGTTCTGATGATTGATTTTCACGCGACTTTCAAAGGTGATATTCTGTACACCCCGACCGGCGAAGATGGTGAGCGCTACCAGCCGTTCCTCAACGCATGGTCGGAAGGCATCACCTCCCGCATGGGCGGAGGACCAGGCTTCATCGTCGATCCGCGCTCGAATCCGGGGCTGCCGACCGCTAAAAGCTGGTTCACATCGACCTATGATGCCCCCGGCCTCACCGTTGAGCTGGCGGACAAGACGAATGCTGTTCGCGCTCAAAAGCTTGGGCGAGCCGCTGCCGAGGAATTACTGCACATCCTTCCTGATTATGCCGCTGATATAACAAAATAGGAGCCGTACAATGATGAATAGCCTGATTTCCGGATGGCTGTTGATTCTCGCGTCCAGTTCCTCACCTTCTTCGCCGCAGACTGTCGAAGATGTCTTTACACCCGAGCACCGCAACATGCTCGTCATGCAAGTTGAGGCCGCCATCGCCAACGCACAGGCCGATCATGGCGTCATCTCCCGCAAAGTGGCGCGGGAAATTGGACGTACCGCAACGCTAGAGTATGCTCCCCTCGACGAAGTCGCAGCGGAGTATAAAATTGTCCGGCACCGGATGGTCGCGCTCCTCAATGTCTGGCGCCGCTCATTAAGTCCTGAAGCCCAGAACGCGCTTCATTTTGGCGCCACCACCGTCGACATCTATGATACTGTCCGTATTCTGCAGGTGCGCGAGAGCATCGGTCTGCTCCGTGAAGACATGCTGGCGGTCGAAGCCCTGCTTGTTGAATTGGCCCGCGAGTATCGCGATACCCCCATGATCGGCCGTACTCTAGGCCAGCACGCTTTGCCCATCACCTTCGGCAAGAAGGCCTCCGTCTGGGCTGCCGCGAACCGTCGGAACATTGAGCGGCTGAATGACATGGAATGCCGCCTGGTCACCCTCGGCGTCTTCCGCGGTGCCGTTGGTACCCATCTGGGACTGGGGCCAAAGGGCATCGAAATTGAAAATTCGGTCGCCGAGTCTCTGGGTCTTGGCCCTGTGACCCCCGCCGACTGGCACGGGATGCGAGATGTCTTCGGGGAGTATGCTTCGGTTCTTTCCATCAGCTCCCGGACATATTCCAAGATTGGTGAGGAGATCTTCTTTCTCCAATCGACGGATATCGGCGAAGTCTATGAACGCCGCGCCTCAACCGCGATCAGCAGCAGCACCATGCCGCACAAGCGGAATCCAAGCCGTTCAGAAGCCCTGATACATTGGGGGCGTGTCATCCCCGCCGAGGCGAACATTCTGATGGATGATATCGCCAATGCGTTTGAACGCGACAACACCTCCCGCCCGAATAGCACGATTGAAGATCTGTCAGTTGATGCAGCCGAGATGATGGATGATCTCGAATCCCTGCTAGAGCGGCTGGAGGTCGAGCCGGACAGAATGGCTGAAAATCTTGGCCGCACGGATGGAATGATCCTTGCCCAGCGGATTGTCTTTGCACTGCAAGAGGATGTCGGCAAGGAAGCAGCTGAGGCGCATGTCACCGAGGCAGCGCGGGCATCTTTGACGCAAGGCTTGAGTTTTCGGGAGTCATTGCTGGCCGATCCTGAAATCGGCCCCTATTTGACCGACAATATTGATGAGCTTCTTGATCCGTCTACTTACCTTGGCTTGTCCGCGGAGCAGGCTGACGAGACTATTGCCTGGCTGGCCTCAACGCCAGCAACCCCGGTCTGCGGCGAGACGTCTGCGAGATAGCTCGTTCAGACATCGCGCTTAAGCTACGAAACTCAAGAAAAAAGCCCGGACAATTCGTCCGGGCTTTTTTATTCTCATGTGGCGCCTGTTAAAGAGGGCTTCGCCCACGGACTGCACGCGCGATAAACGTGACGACCAAAAGCGCCAAGAAAATGAAGAACAGAATTTGCGCAATACCGGCCGATGCGCCGGCGATGCCGCCGAATCCAAGTGCTGCTGCGGCAATGGCAAGTACGAAAAAAGCAAGTGCCCATCCAAGCATGGTAATATCTCCTAATAACAAACTATTGGTTCGAAGCTAAATCGCTTACACGGAATAAACGAGGTGGCCTCACTGCGGTTCCCAGAGGGCCAGAATTAAATCTTCGACCGGCCGGGAACTTTATCGGAACTCTCGCTTTTTATCCCCTGAACCGCGCTGTGCGCCTGAGTTTCTGGTCACGACGCTAACTGCCATTTGGCATGAAAAGGGGTGTGCCTAAGATCATGATCGTCCTTATCAATCGGGATTCTGGGTCCACTTCTGATCGCACGAGCGCAGAGCTGCAGCAGATATTGCAGGAACACGATTTGACTGCCCAAATTATAGAGACGCGCTCAGATGACCTGACACGCGATATCTCTGACACGGTCGAAAAAGATCCTGAAATGATCATCGCGATCGGTGGCGATGGCACGGCAGCATGCCTTCTCGACCAATGCCATGGCCGTGATATTGAAGTTCTTCCGCTTCCCGGCGGCACCATGAATCTCTTACATAAATCTTTGCACGGTGAATTTGACGACTGGCAGGATTGCCTGACCAAGGCATTGACAACGGGCAGGGCCCGCAAGATTTCCTGTGGTCAGGTTGCTGACAGGACATTTTATGTTGGCGCAACCTTCGGACAGCTTTCCCACCTCTCCGAAGTCCGGGAAAAAATCCGTGAAGGCAGTTTCACAGAAGCTGCCGATGAACTCATCAAGACAGAGGCTCTCGACCTCACGACGACGCTTGAAATCACCTATAAGGAAGCAACAGGCTGCGAAGCGCGACTTGATGCAACTGCGGTCGGCTCACTCCTCATCGCTGGGAATGGCCCTGCTCATTACCGCTTTGATATTGGTATCATGGATCCCGGCTCTCATTTCTCACTTGCGAAAACGGCGCTTGCCGCCATCGTCAATGACTGGCGCAAACTGGAAGATATCGATTTCATTCGGACACGTGCCTTCACCGTGTTTGACAATGAGAGAGACGAGATTGCCGCGACACTCGACGGTGAACCGGCAGAACTCCCCAATCTGTGTGACGTCAAAATCAAAGAGAATGTCGTATCAGTACGAACCGCAAAATGAACATCACCCGCCTGGCGCATGTGGCGGACCTGCATTTCGGCGCGCTTGATAAAGCTGCGTTAGACGTCTTCACGTCTTTCATTCAGTCAAACAACGTTGAAGGAATTGTGATCTCGGGCGACCTCACCCAACGTGGTAGCCATCACGAATTTGAGCAATTCAAGGCCTGGTCTCGTGAGGTTTCAGTACCTCTCATCTGCGTACCGGGCAACCATGATACGCCCATGTATAGCGTGGCACGCCGCGCCATAAGCCCGTTCAGACGATATAATTCATATACAGATCACATCCCGGCTTCCGGTACTTTTGGTTCATTCCAGGTCGAAGGGCTGAATACCGCTCGTGGATGGCAATTCCGGCTCAACTGGGCGGAAGGGTCGGTCAGGCAAGGTGATCTGACAGAACTGCTTGGCAGATACCCCAAAGATTCGGACACTATCTCCGTCATTGCGTGTCATCACCCCTTCCTCTCCCCGCCGTCTTCGCCTTTGCGGATCCGTACACGCCGCGGCGTCTGGGCCAGTCGGGCAGTGGCCGATAGTAAGGTGAGCCTGCTCCTTGCCGGCCATGTCCACACCCCCACCACGACCTGGCGAGGCACAAAGGAGAAAGGCTATCTTTCGGTGACGTCCGGAACGCTATCGCAACGGCTCCGCCGTCATCCGCCCAGTTTCAATCTCATTTCTCTTTATCAGGACAAGATCGAAATCGAGGCTGTCATGGCGACAGAAGCTCAAGCTGGCCACCGCAAGATACTGGGGACTTGGCCTCGGCAGGGCAGCCAAATCCTTCCCCACCCAAACCGGTAATCTCCATACGTGCCCTGCAAAAGGGTGAGGGAACGGAACCCCAGAACATGCTCATGCGTAGGTAGGGTGTGCAATTTTTTTGGAGGTTTCACATCATGAATACCCAAACGACGAATGTGAATGGTGAGAGCCACGATCTGGACACTCTTCGCGCGGATGTTTCGGCCCTGCGGGCTGATTTGCAGACGCTTCTTTCC
Protein-coding regions in this window:
- a CDS encoding carboxylesterase/lipase family protein, translating into MSDTDHSPIVNTPAGRLEGTREDGLHVFKGIPYAEPPTGQNRWRPPMPKADWNDIKEATSFGPACPQPPRRPGSIYADDLGPTSEDCLSLNVWAPEDASNAPVYVWIHGGTLIWGASKECYYHGARLAREGMVVVTINYRLGILGYLAHPELSADSVDGISGNYGLMDQIEALKWVRRNISAFGGDPNNVTVAGESAGALSILYLLSSPAAKGLFSKAILQSSYLISTPHLKERVHGETPAEEIGSDVGKKLQASDLSVLRAMDAQDLVDNATLAGYLPFGTVDGHLLPAQPADIFDRGEQAPVPVLAGFNSGEVRSLPFLAAPPPSSRAEYEDVIRGRYGEMAEEYLRLYPSTDMMESNFAVVRDALYGWTAEKLVLQQSEQGLPSYLYLFDHGYPAADAADLHAFHACEIPYMFGNFDRTPPLWPTNPDTAEEHALSDKMVSYWSRFAATGTPTAPETAEWPAYGNTRAYMAFRDKPEPGANLMPGMFEFHDYEISRRRKDGGTPWNWNVGLASPPLSEKQR
- a CDS encoding TetR/AcrR family transcriptional regulator encodes the protein MGEAPKASTLQSADRSEKRAIILSEAIKLFNDQGYHDTRLEDVAGRLSTAKTSISYHFKSKEALLFEAYSGTCDFAEAEIKLAADAPTGLERVVRWIRAYAQAQSAAILGHRMPLAVISDPSALGEGDARSIKPRLAAHGKALRSFIRKGIEDKSIRSSSPAASAFLLISMQQWIRRWLQNVVPDSHDAAIDALCDLLCYGLAASRSRKVPSARSQTAVDTDNFLFDRKARNKMKLEAFLRIGTRHLNRWGYRNLSVHDVAAELGVTRGVFYYHFDDKDALLNSCVHHTLDMMEKALATHMSGEADAMTRLHLFLTSLYNGHLTDLNPLLRLTLFSALDEKQRPIATARFKRVTAGISELVAHGISGGSIRPVDIEALEYLICGAIFGATRQRLTAFGIEADGEQGMISAPHYFQTLFFGLAAER
- a CDS encoding TonB-dependent receptor domain-containing protein, with the translated sequence MAAVIASGAAWAQDDTTDTDDDDVIVVTGTNIQGARINEALPVTIVGEDDIAAIGGIDGEDLIRSLPAQGGVAFRQDNNTTNNNARGDVASINLRSIGSSGTLVLLNGRRVVNHPSTQAELSTPVTTTNMNSLPVAGISRVEVLNDGASAIYGTDAVAGVFNTILDDDFDGFQVQARNLYATNNDLNEQTVTLKAGRNFNEGKTNISVAAEFSTRDGIFADEFKFSASEDRRPFLVGTSFEGDTSFDNRATASPWGQFTLRTTSSTRVRQNGTTLTNSSGRFHIQPTSFSGCRADTADALSVPGICIDDSSQDRDLRFDGAYERSVISDRDRFNAFAFLNHDLDNGVRLYSELGIYYAETQKTNEPRNGIGATEISIPANYYYNPFGPVMFSDGSINPNRLPGLENVPVEGLPVFTDGGRYRFVDVGFRDIEVQNMQWRALGGARGEFGTSGWDWDSAVLYNRAYAEDSVNNSVSRSLFQQALMNETPNVYNIFNGADPDNPSIGDATPNAQSLIDPFLIDVVRKSTSELALADFKVTNGNVFALPGGDVGVALGVEARYEAYDEDRDERVDGTITYTDAVTGEVSQTDVYGTSPTPDSNGSRNVYAAFAEASVPLVSPDMNIPLVNTFDLQLAARYEHYSDFGGSGIKPRVAAAWKPFDFLKLRGAWSKGFRAPNLIVVNESVDRSNAREDSYACEAGVRNGTFPTFGDCTGFSVGRTERRTVAEDIGPEEDTNITYGLVFEPRGINGPLSFLNPLTITVDRWEIERENVVGVFGAENHVSLDYLLRLQGSSNPNVVRAAPNEDDIAFFDAAGLTPAGEIEVILDTYDNNENIDVEGWDYALYYDLDDLPVGDLSFKLNASYLDTYFIALSPGAQMIRDAVDSGLISDDITVSQEGEIIKQDGQPEWRLGSTITWRHPTGVGGGVRVNYISEFIDTGAGLNPDGDPFIVDDWATTNVYLQYQHDGEGFMDGLRVRVGANNVTDEEPPLADETNGYDAAYHSIRGRQIYFDIRKKF
- a CDS encoding PHB depolymerase family esterase, with the translated sequence MHRYFLTLLIIAVVFFQSAFAGELRSGQFTFSGWDGPALEVHYIEPAEDDMADAPIVIVMHGVRRNADDYARNWRELAKEYGFRIYAPEFSQRDFKGAELYNLGGIGTDHPSSYAAIEPLFTSIMERGGTADGYYLFGHSAGAQFVHRALLFEDLDHLKLAFSANAGWYTMPDETLDWPYGIKGTAADEDDLRAWFGKPMMILLGEEDTDTRDRNLRRSMEALKQGPHRFARGVTFINAAKAKADELSVPLIWRGGTVPGVAHDNAGMAIAAAPLIAAHEKNKVDTQP
- a CDS encoding SLC13 family permease, yielding MTTKSIEAPALHQRVGLILGPVAALLVFFFFDAEGVSDAGVMTAAVATLMAIWWATEAAPVAVTAFLPLVLFPALGVSPISETAPSYAHPIIYLFLGGFVIALGIERTGLHRRVALSIFRLAGVNGRSLVGGFMAAAAIISMWISNTSTTLMLLPIAMSVIVVIRESMTSLTEKERRDFETSLLLGLAYGATLGGVATLVGTPPNAFMAGFMETTYNEEIDFRRWMIVGVPVSAIMLPLTWLLLTRIVFKVGFKSNDEARQHIAELGSGLGPMSKGEVRIALLFVFLVGGWLFRKPIANATGLAELSDAGIAMAAAIGAFLIPSGERREALVTWEDTKRLPWGVLILFGGGLALAGAMTSSGLTEWLGRELAPLGTVNIVILVVASAALVIFLTELTSNLATTATFLPVMAAIAVETGQDPLVFVIPVTLAASCAFMLPVATPPNAIVFSSGSVSIPRMMRAGVMLNLIGVVVLSLVAIFLAPVVFG